Proteins encoded by one window of Seriola aureovittata isolate HTS-2021-v1 ecotype China chromosome 4, ASM2101889v1, whole genome shotgun sequence:
- the LOC130167332 gene encoding SH3 domain-binding glutamic acid-rich protein-like isoform X50, with amino-acid sequence MASGYAWFLVLGSVFLCNLMKTLLPTISSFLSKMVQKDAEQESEMRAEIQEMKKEQSSISMMDEFARYARLERKINKMTDKLKTHVKSRTAQQAKMKWVVNIVFYILQIKKKQQDVVGFLEALKVDYAQLDIACNEENRMWMRQNVPEEKKPANGIPLPPQIFNEESYCGDYDTFFDAKEDNLVYSFLGLPPPPGSKEAVQADKADIVENGTHAEETNAEGNLDDSIEVPVEERNGDAHSKEELAQAADEEDEGEGGEEEEGEVAEGETADDEATEEETAGDEAPAEEEEAVEETDEVTEDTQAHAEEEEEQEEADDDREEEDLQSEEEEELRQLEEEEEAEVQEEEEEDLEETQEEEAE; translated from the exons atggCGTCTGGGTATGCGTGGTTCCTTGTGCTGGGGTCGGTTTTTCTGTGCAATCTCATGAAAACACTCCTGCCGACCATATCCTCTTTC CTCTCAAAGATGGTGCAGAAAGATGCGGAGCAGGAGAGTGAGATGAGGGCTGAAATTCAGGAGATGAAGAAGGAGCAGTCCTCCATTAGCATGATGGATGAGTTTGCAAGATATGCCAGATTGGAGCGCAAAATCAACAAGATGACAGACAAGCTGAAAACGCACG TGAAATCAAGAACAGCACAACAAGCCAAAATGAAATGGGTTGTCAACATTGTCTTTTATATACTGCAG ATCAAAAAGAAGCAGCAAGATGTGGTCGGCTTCCTGGAGGCTCTTAAAGTGGACTACGCTCAGTTGGACATCGCCTGCAACGAGGAGAACCGCATGTGGATGAGGCAGAATGTCCCAGAGGAGAAGAAGCCCGCCAACGGCATCCCCCTGCCACCTCAGATCTTCAATGAAGAGAGCTACTGCGGG GACTACGACACATTCTTCGATGCCAAGGAGGACAACTTGGTGTATTCTTTCCTGGGGCTGCCCCCTCCTCCTGGGTCAAAG GAAGCAGTGCAGGCGGACAAGGCGGATATTGTGGAGAACGGGACCCATGCCGAGGAAACTAATGCAGAGGGAAACCTTGATGACTCAATA GAGGTACCAGTGGAGGAGCGTAACGGGGATGCACACAGCAAGGAGGAGCTGGCACAGGCagctgatgaggaggatgaaggtgagggtggtgaagaggaggagggggaggtagCAGAAGGAGAGACTGCAGATGATGAAGCCACGGAAGAAGAAACAGCAGGGGACGAGGcccctgcagaggaggaggaggcagtggaAGAGACAGACGAGGTCACAGAAGACACA CAGGCCcatgcagaggaggaagaagaacag GAAGAAGCTGATGATGACAGG GAGGAAGAGGATTTGCAGTCAGAG GAGGAAGAAGAGCTACGACAGCTTGAG gaagaagaagaggctgaAGTACAAGAG gaagaagaagaagacttgGAAGAAACACAG GAGGAAGAGGCTGAGTAG
- the LOC130167332 gene encoding SH3 domain-binding glutamic acid-rich protein-like isoform X1, with protein sequence MVIKVFLASSSGSTAIKKKQQDVVGFLEALKVDYAQLDIACNEENRMWMRQNVPEEKKPANGIPLPPQIFNEESYCGDYDTFFDAKEDNLVYSFLGLPPPPGSKEAVQADKADIVENGTHAEETNAEGNLDDSIEVPVEERNGDAHSKEELAQAADEEDEGEGGEEEEGEVAEGETADDEATEEETAGDEAPAEEEEAVEETDEVTEDTQAHAEEEEEQEEADDDREEEDLQSEEEEELRQLEEEEEAEVQEEEEEDLEETQEEEAE encoded by the exons atggttATCAAAGTCTTCCTCGCCTCTTCATCGGGATCCACTGCG ATCAAAAAGAAGCAGCAAGATGTGGTCGGCTTCCTGGAGGCTCTTAAAGTGGACTACGCTCAGTTGGACATCGCCTGCAACGAGGAGAACCGCATGTGGATGAGGCAGAATGTCCCAGAGGAGAAGAAGCCCGCCAACGGCATCCCCCTGCCACCTCAGATCTTCAATGAAGAGAGCTACTGCGGG GACTACGACACATTCTTCGATGCCAAGGAGGACAACTTGGTGTATTCTTTCCTGGGGCTGCCCCCTCCTCCTGGGTCAAAG GAAGCAGTGCAGGCGGACAAGGCGGATATTGTGGAGAACGGGACCCATGCCGAGGAAACTAATGCAGAGGGAAACCTTGATGACTCAATA GAGGTACCAGTGGAGGAGCGTAACGGGGATGCACACAGCAAGGAGGAGCTGGCACAGGCagctgatgaggaggatgaaggtgagggtggtgaagaggaggagggggaggtagCAGAAGGAGAGACTGCAGATGATGAAGCCACGGAAGAAGAAACAGCAGGGGACGAGGcccctgcagaggaggaggaggcagtggaAGAGACAGACGAGGTCACAGAAGACACA CAGGCCcatgcagaggaggaagaagaacag GAAGAAGCTGATGATGACAGG GAGGAAGAGGATTTGCAGTCAGAG GAGGAAGAAGAGCTACGACAGCTTGAG gaagaagaagaggctgaAGTACAAGAG gaagaagaagaagacttgGAAGAAACACAG GAGGAAGAGGCTGAGTAG
- the LOC130167332 gene encoding SH3 domain-binding glutamic acid-rich protein-like isoform X6: MVIKVFLASSSGSTAIKKKQQDVVGFLEALKVDYAQLDIACNEENRMWMRQNVPEEKKPANGIPLPPQIFNEESYCGDYDTFFDAKEDNLVYSFLGLPPPPGSKEAVQADKADIVENGTHAEETNAEGNLDDSIEVPVEERNGDAHSKEELAQAADEEDEGEGGEEEEGEVAEGETADDEATEEETAGDEAPAEEEEAVEETDEVTEDTQAHAEEEEEQEEADDDREEEDLQSEEEEELRQLEEEEEDLEETQEEEAE; encoded by the exons atggttATCAAAGTCTTCCTCGCCTCTTCATCGGGATCCACTGCG ATCAAAAAGAAGCAGCAAGATGTGGTCGGCTTCCTGGAGGCTCTTAAAGTGGACTACGCTCAGTTGGACATCGCCTGCAACGAGGAGAACCGCATGTGGATGAGGCAGAATGTCCCAGAGGAGAAGAAGCCCGCCAACGGCATCCCCCTGCCACCTCAGATCTTCAATGAAGAGAGCTACTGCGGG GACTACGACACATTCTTCGATGCCAAGGAGGACAACTTGGTGTATTCTTTCCTGGGGCTGCCCCCTCCTCCTGGGTCAAAG GAAGCAGTGCAGGCGGACAAGGCGGATATTGTGGAGAACGGGACCCATGCCGAGGAAACTAATGCAGAGGGAAACCTTGATGACTCAATA GAGGTACCAGTGGAGGAGCGTAACGGGGATGCACACAGCAAGGAGGAGCTGGCACAGGCagctgatgaggaggatgaaggtgagggtggtgaagaggaggagggggaggtagCAGAAGGAGAGACTGCAGATGATGAAGCCACGGAAGAAGAAACAGCAGGGGACGAGGcccctgcagaggaggaggaggcagtggaAGAGACAGACGAGGTCACAGAAGACACA CAGGCCcatgcagaggaggaagaagaacag GAAGAAGCTGATGATGACAGG GAGGAAGAGGATTTGCAGTCAGAG GAGGAAGAAGAGCTACGACAGCTTGAG gaagaagaagaagacttgGAAGAAACACAG GAGGAAGAGGCTGAGTAG
- the LOC130167332 gene encoding SH3 domain-binding glutamic acid-rich protein-like isoform X7 — MVIKVFLASSSGSTAIKKKQQDVVGFLEALKVDYAQLDIACNEENRMWMRQNVPEEKKPANGIPLPPQIFNEESYCGDYDTFFDAKEDNLVYSFLGLPPPPGSKEAVQADKADIVENGTHAEETNAEGNLDDSIEVPVEERNGDAHSKEELAQAADEEDEGEGGEEEEGEVAEGETADDEATEEETAGDEAPAEEEEAVEETDEVTEDTQAHAEEEEEQEEADDDREEEDLQSEEEEEAEVQEEEEEDLEETQEEEAE, encoded by the exons atggttATCAAAGTCTTCCTCGCCTCTTCATCGGGATCCACTGCG ATCAAAAAGAAGCAGCAAGATGTGGTCGGCTTCCTGGAGGCTCTTAAAGTGGACTACGCTCAGTTGGACATCGCCTGCAACGAGGAGAACCGCATGTGGATGAGGCAGAATGTCCCAGAGGAGAAGAAGCCCGCCAACGGCATCCCCCTGCCACCTCAGATCTTCAATGAAGAGAGCTACTGCGGG GACTACGACACATTCTTCGATGCCAAGGAGGACAACTTGGTGTATTCTTTCCTGGGGCTGCCCCCTCCTCCTGGGTCAAAG GAAGCAGTGCAGGCGGACAAGGCGGATATTGTGGAGAACGGGACCCATGCCGAGGAAACTAATGCAGAGGGAAACCTTGATGACTCAATA GAGGTACCAGTGGAGGAGCGTAACGGGGATGCACACAGCAAGGAGGAGCTGGCACAGGCagctgatgaggaggatgaaggtgagggtggtgaagaggaggagggggaggtagCAGAAGGAGAGACTGCAGATGATGAAGCCACGGAAGAAGAAACAGCAGGGGACGAGGcccctgcagaggaggaggaggcagtggaAGAGACAGACGAGGTCACAGAAGACACA CAGGCCcatgcagaggaggaagaagaacag GAAGAAGCTGATGATGACAGG GAGGAAGAGGATTTGCAGTCAGAG gaagaagaagaggctgaAGTACAAGAG gaagaagaagaagacttgGAAGAAACACAG GAGGAAGAGGCTGAGTAG
- the LOC130167332 gene encoding SH3 domain-binding glutamic acid-rich protein-like isoform X2, giving the protein MVIKVFLASSSGSTAIKKKQQDVVGFLEALKVDYAQLDIACNEENRMWMRQNVPEEKKPANGIPLPPQIFNEESYCGDYDTFFDAKEDNLVYSFLGLPPPPGSKEAVQADKADIVENGTHAEETNAEGNLDDSIEVPVEERNGDAHSKEELAQAADEEDEGEGGEEEEGEVAEGETADDEATEEETAGDEAPAEEEEAVEETDEVTEDTAHAEEEEEQEEADDDREEEDLQSEEEEELRQLEEEEEAEVQEEEEEDLEETQEEEAE; this is encoded by the exons atggttATCAAAGTCTTCCTCGCCTCTTCATCGGGATCCACTGCG ATCAAAAAGAAGCAGCAAGATGTGGTCGGCTTCCTGGAGGCTCTTAAAGTGGACTACGCTCAGTTGGACATCGCCTGCAACGAGGAGAACCGCATGTGGATGAGGCAGAATGTCCCAGAGGAGAAGAAGCCCGCCAACGGCATCCCCCTGCCACCTCAGATCTTCAATGAAGAGAGCTACTGCGGG GACTACGACACATTCTTCGATGCCAAGGAGGACAACTTGGTGTATTCTTTCCTGGGGCTGCCCCCTCCTCCTGGGTCAAAG GAAGCAGTGCAGGCGGACAAGGCGGATATTGTGGAGAACGGGACCCATGCCGAGGAAACTAATGCAGAGGGAAACCTTGATGACTCAATA GAGGTACCAGTGGAGGAGCGTAACGGGGATGCACACAGCAAGGAGGAGCTGGCACAGGCagctgatgaggaggatgaaggtgagggtggtgaagaggaggagggggaggtagCAGAAGGAGAGACTGCAGATGATGAAGCCACGGAAGAAGAAACAGCAGGGGACGAGGcccctgcagaggaggaggaggcagtggaAGAGACAGACGAGGTCACAGAAGACACA GCCcatgcagaggaggaagaagaacag GAAGAAGCTGATGATGACAGG GAGGAAGAGGATTTGCAGTCAGAG GAGGAAGAAGAGCTACGACAGCTTGAG gaagaagaagaggctgaAGTACAAGAG gaagaagaagaagacttgGAAGAAACACAG GAGGAAGAGGCTGAGTAG
- the LOC130167332 gene encoding SH3 domain-binding glutamic acid-rich protein-like isoform X5, translating into MVIKVFLASSSGSTAIKKKQQDVVGFLEALKVDYAQLDIACNEENRMWMRQNVPEEKKPANGIPLPPQIFNEESYCGDYDTFFDAKEDNLVYSFLGLPPPPGSKEAVQADKADIVENGTHAEETNAEGNLDDSIEVPVEERNGDAHSKEELAQAADEEDEGEGGEEEEGEVAEGETADDEATEEETAGDEAPAEEEEAVEETDEVTEDTQAHAEEEEEQEEADDDREEEELRQLEEEEEAEVQEEEEEDLEETQEEEAE; encoded by the exons atggttATCAAAGTCTTCCTCGCCTCTTCATCGGGATCCACTGCG ATCAAAAAGAAGCAGCAAGATGTGGTCGGCTTCCTGGAGGCTCTTAAAGTGGACTACGCTCAGTTGGACATCGCCTGCAACGAGGAGAACCGCATGTGGATGAGGCAGAATGTCCCAGAGGAGAAGAAGCCCGCCAACGGCATCCCCCTGCCACCTCAGATCTTCAATGAAGAGAGCTACTGCGGG GACTACGACACATTCTTCGATGCCAAGGAGGACAACTTGGTGTATTCTTTCCTGGGGCTGCCCCCTCCTCCTGGGTCAAAG GAAGCAGTGCAGGCGGACAAGGCGGATATTGTGGAGAACGGGACCCATGCCGAGGAAACTAATGCAGAGGGAAACCTTGATGACTCAATA GAGGTACCAGTGGAGGAGCGTAACGGGGATGCACACAGCAAGGAGGAGCTGGCACAGGCagctgatgaggaggatgaaggtgagggtggtgaagaggaggagggggaggtagCAGAAGGAGAGACTGCAGATGATGAAGCCACGGAAGAAGAAACAGCAGGGGACGAGGcccctgcagaggaggaggaggcagtggaAGAGACAGACGAGGTCACAGAAGACACA CAGGCCcatgcagaggaggaagaagaacag GAAGAAGCTGATGATGACAGG GAGGAAGAAGAGCTACGACAGCTTGAG gaagaagaagaggctgaAGTACAAGAG gaagaagaagaagacttgGAAGAAACACAG GAGGAAGAGGCTGAGTAG
- the LOC130167332 gene encoding SH3 domain-binding glutamic acid-rich protein-like isoform X11, translating into MVIKVFLASSSGSTAIKKKQQDVVGFLEALKVDYAQLDIACNEENRMWMRQNVPEEKKPANGIPLPPQIFNEESYCGDYDTFFDAKEDNLVYSFLGLPPPPGSKEAVQADKADIVENGTHAEETNAEGNLDDSIEVPVEERNGDAHSKEELAQAADEEDEGEGGEEEEGEVAEGETADDEATEEETAGDEAPAEEEEAVEETDEVTEDTAHAEEEEEQEEADDDREEEDLQSEEEEELRQLEEEEEDLEETQEEEAE; encoded by the exons atggttATCAAAGTCTTCCTCGCCTCTTCATCGGGATCCACTGCG ATCAAAAAGAAGCAGCAAGATGTGGTCGGCTTCCTGGAGGCTCTTAAAGTGGACTACGCTCAGTTGGACATCGCCTGCAACGAGGAGAACCGCATGTGGATGAGGCAGAATGTCCCAGAGGAGAAGAAGCCCGCCAACGGCATCCCCCTGCCACCTCAGATCTTCAATGAAGAGAGCTACTGCGGG GACTACGACACATTCTTCGATGCCAAGGAGGACAACTTGGTGTATTCTTTCCTGGGGCTGCCCCCTCCTCCTGGGTCAAAG GAAGCAGTGCAGGCGGACAAGGCGGATATTGTGGAGAACGGGACCCATGCCGAGGAAACTAATGCAGAGGGAAACCTTGATGACTCAATA GAGGTACCAGTGGAGGAGCGTAACGGGGATGCACACAGCAAGGAGGAGCTGGCACAGGCagctgatgaggaggatgaaggtgagggtggtgaagaggaggagggggaggtagCAGAAGGAGAGACTGCAGATGATGAAGCCACGGAAGAAGAAACAGCAGGGGACGAGGcccctgcagaggaggaggaggcagtggaAGAGACAGACGAGGTCACAGAAGACACA GCCcatgcagaggaggaagaagaacag GAAGAAGCTGATGATGACAGG GAGGAAGAGGATTTGCAGTCAGAG GAGGAAGAAGAGCTACGACAGCTTGAG gaagaagaagaagacttgGAAGAAACACAG GAGGAAGAGGCTGAGTAG
- the LOC130167332 gene encoding SH3 domain-binding glutamic acid-rich protein-like isoform X10, with protein sequence MVIKVFLASSSGSTAIKKKQQDVVGFLEALKVDYAQLDIACNEENRMWMRQNVPEEKKPANGIPLPPQIFNEESYCGDYDTFFDAKEDNLVYSFLGLPPPPGSKEAVQADKADIVENGTHAEETNAEGNLDDSIEVPVEERNGDAHSKEELAQAADEEDEGEGGEEEEGEVAEGETADDEATEEETAGDEAPAEEEEAVEETDEVTEDTAHAEEEEEQEEADDDREEEDLQSEEEEEAEVQEEEEEDLEETQEEEAE encoded by the exons atggttATCAAAGTCTTCCTCGCCTCTTCATCGGGATCCACTGCG ATCAAAAAGAAGCAGCAAGATGTGGTCGGCTTCCTGGAGGCTCTTAAAGTGGACTACGCTCAGTTGGACATCGCCTGCAACGAGGAGAACCGCATGTGGATGAGGCAGAATGTCCCAGAGGAGAAGAAGCCCGCCAACGGCATCCCCCTGCCACCTCAGATCTTCAATGAAGAGAGCTACTGCGGG GACTACGACACATTCTTCGATGCCAAGGAGGACAACTTGGTGTATTCTTTCCTGGGGCTGCCCCCTCCTCCTGGGTCAAAG GAAGCAGTGCAGGCGGACAAGGCGGATATTGTGGAGAACGGGACCCATGCCGAGGAAACTAATGCAGAGGGAAACCTTGATGACTCAATA GAGGTACCAGTGGAGGAGCGTAACGGGGATGCACACAGCAAGGAGGAGCTGGCACAGGCagctgatgaggaggatgaaggtgagggtggtgaagaggaggagggggaggtagCAGAAGGAGAGACTGCAGATGATGAAGCCACGGAAGAAGAAACAGCAGGGGACGAGGcccctgcagaggaggaggaggcagtggaAGAGACAGACGAGGTCACAGAAGACACA GCCcatgcagaggaggaagaagaacag GAAGAAGCTGATGATGACAGG GAGGAAGAGGATTTGCAGTCAGAG gaagaagaagaggctgaAGTACAAGAG gaagaagaagaagacttgGAAGAAACACAG GAGGAAGAGGCTGAGTAG
- the LOC130167332 gene encoding SH3 domain-binding glutamic acid-rich protein-like isoform X8, with amino-acid sequence MVIKVFLASSSGSTAIKKKQQDVVGFLEALKVDYAQLDIACNEENRMWMRQNVPEEKKPANGIPLPPQIFNEESYCGDYDTFFDAKEDNLVYSFLGLPPPPGSKEAVQADKADIVENGTHAEETNAEGNLDDSIEVPVEERNGDAHSKEELAQAADEEDEGEGGEEEEGEVAEGETADDEATEEETAGDEAPAEEEEAVEETDEVTEDTAHAEEEEEQEEADDDREEEELRQLEEEEEAEVQEEEEEDLEETQEEEAE; translated from the exons atggttATCAAAGTCTTCCTCGCCTCTTCATCGGGATCCACTGCG ATCAAAAAGAAGCAGCAAGATGTGGTCGGCTTCCTGGAGGCTCTTAAAGTGGACTACGCTCAGTTGGACATCGCCTGCAACGAGGAGAACCGCATGTGGATGAGGCAGAATGTCCCAGAGGAGAAGAAGCCCGCCAACGGCATCCCCCTGCCACCTCAGATCTTCAATGAAGAGAGCTACTGCGGG GACTACGACACATTCTTCGATGCCAAGGAGGACAACTTGGTGTATTCTTTCCTGGGGCTGCCCCCTCCTCCTGGGTCAAAG GAAGCAGTGCAGGCGGACAAGGCGGATATTGTGGAGAACGGGACCCATGCCGAGGAAACTAATGCAGAGGGAAACCTTGATGACTCAATA GAGGTACCAGTGGAGGAGCGTAACGGGGATGCACACAGCAAGGAGGAGCTGGCACAGGCagctgatgaggaggatgaaggtgagggtggtgaagaggaggagggggaggtagCAGAAGGAGAGACTGCAGATGATGAAGCCACGGAAGAAGAAACAGCAGGGGACGAGGcccctgcagaggaggaggaggcagtggaAGAGACAGACGAGGTCACAGAAGACACA GCCcatgcagaggaggaagaagaacag GAAGAAGCTGATGATGACAGG GAGGAAGAAGAGCTACGACAGCTTGAG gaagaagaagaggctgaAGTACAAGAG gaagaagaagaagacttgGAAGAAACACAG GAGGAAGAGGCTGAGTAG
- the LOC130167332 gene encoding SH3 domain-binding glutamic acid-rich protein-like isoform X21, with translation MVIKVFLASSSGSTAIKKKQQDVVGFLEALKVDYAQLDIACNEENRMWMRQNVPEEKKPANGIPLPPQIFNEESYCGDYDTFFDAKEDNLVYSFLGLPPPPGSKEAVQADKADIVENGTHAEETNAEGNLDDSIEVPVEERNGDAHSKEELAQAADEEDEGEGGEEEEGEVAEGETADDEATEEETAGDEAPAEEEEAVEETDEVTEDTAHAEEEEEQEEADDDREEEELRQLEEEEEDLEETQEEEAE, from the exons atggttATCAAAGTCTTCCTCGCCTCTTCATCGGGATCCACTGCG ATCAAAAAGAAGCAGCAAGATGTGGTCGGCTTCCTGGAGGCTCTTAAAGTGGACTACGCTCAGTTGGACATCGCCTGCAACGAGGAGAACCGCATGTGGATGAGGCAGAATGTCCCAGAGGAGAAGAAGCCCGCCAACGGCATCCCCCTGCCACCTCAGATCTTCAATGAAGAGAGCTACTGCGGG GACTACGACACATTCTTCGATGCCAAGGAGGACAACTTGGTGTATTCTTTCCTGGGGCTGCCCCCTCCTCCTGGGTCAAAG GAAGCAGTGCAGGCGGACAAGGCGGATATTGTGGAGAACGGGACCCATGCCGAGGAAACTAATGCAGAGGGAAACCTTGATGACTCAATA GAGGTACCAGTGGAGGAGCGTAACGGGGATGCACACAGCAAGGAGGAGCTGGCACAGGCagctgatgaggaggatgaaggtgagggtggtgaagaggaggagggggaggtagCAGAAGGAGAGACTGCAGATGATGAAGCCACGGAAGAAGAAACAGCAGGGGACGAGGcccctgcagaggaggaggaggcagtggaAGAGACAGACGAGGTCACAGAAGACACA GCCcatgcagaggaggaagaagaacag GAAGAAGCTGATGATGACAGG GAGGAAGAAGAGCTACGACAGCTTGAG gaagaagaagaagacttgGAAGAAACACAG GAGGAAGAGGCTGAGTAG
- the LOC130167332 gene encoding SH3 domain-binding glutamic acid-rich protein-like isoform X20 — MVIKVFLASSSGSTAIKKKQQDVVGFLEALKVDYAQLDIACNEENRMWMRQNVPEEKKPANGIPLPPQIFNEESYCGDYDTFFDAKEDNLVYSFLGLPPPPGSKEAVQADKADIVENGTHAEETNAEGNLDDSIEVPVEERNGDAHSKEELAQAADEEDEGEGGEEEEGEVAEGETADDEATEEETAGDEAPAEEEEAVEETDEVTEDTAHAEEEEEQEEADDDREEEEAEVQEEEEEDLEETQEEEAE; from the exons atggttATCAAAGTCTTCCTCGCCTCTTCATCGGGATCCACTGCG ATCAAAAAGAAGCAGCAAGATGTGGTCGGCTTCCTGGAGGCTCTTAAAGTGGACTACGCTCAGTTGGACATCGCCTGCAACGAGGAGAACCGCATGTGGATGAGGCAGAATGTCCCAGAGGAGAAGAAGCCCGCCAACGGCATCCCCCTGCCACCTCAGATCTTCAATGAAGAGAGCTACTGCGGG GACTACGACACATTCTTCGATGCCAAGGAGGACAACTTGGTGTATTCTTTCCTGGGGCTGCCCCCTCCTCCTGGGTCAAAG GAAGCAGTGCAGGCGGACAAGGCGGATATTGTGGAGAACGGGACCCATGCCGAGGAAACTAATGCAGAGGGAAACCTTGATGACTCAATA GAGGTACCAGTGGAGGAGCGTAACGGGGATGCACACAGCAAGGAGGAGCTGGCACAGGCagctgatgaggaggatgaaggtgagggtggtgaagaggaggagggggaggtagCAGAAGGAGAGACTGCAGATGATGAAGCCACGGAAGAAGAAACAGCAGGGGACGAGGcccctgcagaggaggaggaggcagtggaAGAGACAGACGAGGTCACAGAAGACACA GCCcatgcagaggaggaagaagaacag GAAGAAGCTGATGATGACAGG gaagaagaagaggctgaAGTACAAGAG gaagaagaagaagacttgGAAGAAACACAG GAGGAAGAGGCTGAGTAG
- the LOC130167332 gene encoding SH3 domain-binding glutamic acid-rich protein-like isoform X15 encodes MVIKVFLASSSGSTAIKKKQQDVVGFLEALKVDYAQLDIACNEENRMWMRQNVPEEKKPANGIPLPPQIFNEESYCGDYDTFFDAKEDNLVYSFLGLPPPPGSKEAVQADKADIVENGTHAEETNAEGNLDDSIEVPVEERNGDAHSKEELAQAADEEDEGEGGEEEEGEVAEGETADDEATEEETAGDEAPAEEEEAVEETDEQAHAEEEEEQEEADDDREEEDLQSEEEEEAEVQEEEEEDLEETQEEEAE; translated from the exons atggttATCAAAGTCTTCCTCGCCTCTTCATCGGGATCCACTGCG ATCAAAAAGAAGCAGCAAGATGTGGTCGGCTTCCTGGAGGCTCTTAAAGTGGACTACGCTCAGTTGGACATCGCCTGCAACGAGGAGAACCGCATGTGGATGAGGCAGAATGTCCCAGAGGAGAAGAAGCCCGCCAACGGCATCCCCCTGCCACCTCAGATCTTCAATGAAGAGAGCTACTGCGGG GACTACGACACATTCTTCGATGCCAAGGAGGACAACTTGGTGTATTCTTTCCTGGGGCTGCCCCCTCCTCCTGGGTCAAAG GAAGCAGTGCAGGCGGACAAGGCGGATATTGTGGAGAACGGGACCCATGCCGAGGAAACTAATGCAGAGGGAAACCTTGATGACTCAATA GAGGTACCAGTGGAGGAGCGTAACGGGGATGCACACAGCAAGGAGGAGCTGGCACAGGCagctgatgaggaggatgaaggtgagggtggtgaagaggaggagggggaggtagCAGAAGGAGAGACTGCAGATGATGAAGCCACGGAAGAAGAAACAGCAGGGGACGAGGcccctgcagaggaggaggaggcagtggaAGAGACAGACGAG CAGGCCcatgcagaggaggaagaagaacag GAAGAAGCTGATGATGACAGG GAGGAAGAGGATTTGCAGTCAGAG gaagaagaagaggctgaAGTACAAGAG gaagaagaagaagacttgGAAGAAACACAG GAGGAAGAGGCTGAGTAG